In bacterium, a single genomic region encodes these proteins:
- a CDS encoding hydantoinase B/oxoprolinase family protein, with amino-acid sequence MTDHSRSETPRSGGAPAALDPIGLEIVWRRLIAIADEAATTLVRTSFSPIVRESNDFSCVIFDAAGNAVAENTLGIPSFNAVISRTLAHFLRIRPAADWRPGDVGITNDPWLASGHLPDVTILAPVFGDGGVLAWVGSIAHMVDMGGTLWSADTREVYEEGVLVPPMLLYREGRPNDDLLRLLRANVRMPDQVTGDLMAQVAAGETAAQRLLELVEETALGGLDGVSQEVCGRAEAAMRRAIAAIPDGTYRSRLDTDGTGEEPVHLEAEVRVRGDEIDVDYAGTSPQVRQSLNTVLNYTEAYTCYPLKCALDPFTPRNEGSYRPIRVTAPEGSILNPRRPAPVHARQLVGHCLAALVYDALAPVIPDRVIADSGSAPTLRVVVSGAWPDRRPFTSILFLNGGMGARPRSDGLACTCFPSNVVCGSMEIIEATAPLRIWRKEFATDSGGPGRFRGGLGQEMELELLASAPATLSLFVDRVDHPPRGLLGGLPGGRAGIAVDGREDGFPRKGRSRLAPGGRVQVRYPGGGGYGDPRGRARDAVRADLDAGVISEAAAREAYGL; translated from the coding sequence ATGACGGACCATTCGCGGTCCGAAACCCCGCGGTCGGGGGGCGCGCCGGCGGCTCTCGACCCGATCGGCCTGGAGATCGTCTGGCGGCGCCTGATCGCGATCGCCGACGAGGCGGCGACGACGCTGGTGCGCACGTCGTTCTCGCCGATCGTGCGCGAGTCGAACGACTTCTCCTGCGTCATCTTCGACGCGGCTGGAAACGCCGTGGCCGAGAATACGCTGGGCATCCCGTCGTTCAACGCCGTGATCTCCCGCACCCTCGCCCACTTCCTCCGGATCCGCCCTGCGGCGGACTGGCGGCCGGGCGACGTCGGCATCACCAACGATCCCTGGCTGGCCTCCGGGCACCTCCCCGACGTCACGATCCTGGCGCCGGTCTTTGGGGACGGCGGCGTGCTGGCCTGGGTGGGGAGCATCGCCCACATGGTCGACATGGGGGGGACGTTGTGGTCGGCGGACACCCGCGAGGTCTACGAGGAGGGCGTGCTCGTGCCGCCGATGCTCCTCTACCGCGAGGGGCGGCCCAACGACGATCTGCTCCGCCTGCTCCGCGCCAACGTCCGCATGCCCGATCAGGTCACCGGAGACCTGATGGCGCAGGTCGCCGCGGGGGAGACCGCGGCCCAGCGCCTGCTCGAATTGGTCGAGGAGACCGCCCTCGGCGGTCTGGACGGCGTCTCGCAGGAGGTCTGCGGCCGCGCCGAAGCCGCGATGCGGCGGGCGATCGCCGCGATCCCCGACGGGACCTACCGGAGCCGGCTCGACACGGACGGGACCGGCGAGGAGCCGGTGCACCTGGAGGCGGAGGTGCGGGTGCGCGGGGACGAGATCGACGTCGACTACGCCGGCACCTCCCCGCAGGTCCGCCAGAGCCTCAACACCGTGCTGAACTACACCGAGGCGTACACCTGCTACCCGCTCAAGTGCGCGCTCGACCCGTTCACCCCGCGGAACGAGGGATCGTACCGTCCCATCCGCGTCACGGCTCCGGAGGGGTCGATCCTGAACCCGCGCCGCCCGGCGCCGGTTCACGCCCGGCAGCTGGTCGGCCATTGCCTGGCCGCGCTCGTCTACGACGCGCTGGCCCCGGTGATCCCCGACCGGGTGATCGCGGACTCGGGCAGCGCGCCGACCCTGCGCGTCGTCGTCTCCGGCGCGTGGCCCGACCGCCGCCCGTTCACGTCGATCCTGTTCCTGAACGGCGGCATGGGAGCCCGCCCCCGATCCGACGGGCTGGCGTGCACCTGCTTCCCCTCGAACGTCGTCTGCGGCTCGATGGAGATCATCGAGGCGACCGCGCCGCTCCGGATCTGGCGAAAAGAGTTCGCCACCGACTCGGGGGGTCCGGGACGGTTCCGGGGCGGGCTGGGGCAGGAGATGGAACTCGAGCTGCTCGCTTCCGCCCCCGCGACCCTCTCGCTGTTCGTCGACCGGGTGGACCACCCGCCGCGCGGGCTCCTCGGCGGCCTCCCGGGCGGGCGGGCCGGGATCGCGGTCGACGGGCGAGAGGACGGCTTCCCTCGAAAGGGCAGAAGCCGGCTGGCCCCGGGCGGCCGGGTGCAGGTGCGCTACCCCGGAGGCGGCGGGTACGGCGACCCCCGCGGCCGCGCCCGGGACGCGGTGCGGGCCGATCTGGACGCCGGTGTGATCTCCGAGGCTGCGGCGAGAGAGGCGTACGGCCTGTGA
- a CDS encoding HD domain-containing protein, with translation MTTSIDAALARRLVARLPEIERLRERALADKTVGCWLEALRTGGWEPEDLDRMPASLRLTDRPFRLAHHVRGVTQMAIGAYEMYEGLYAGEALRLDYDVLVCGALLHDVGKPIEFAEQGGTWGWSQAARSYRHPFGGFAVASRWEIPPRVLEIIAYHSTEGEHFPRSPEGVVIHLVDALNFTPLLAGRT, from the coding sequence ATGACGACGTCCATCGACGCTGCGCTGGCGCGCCGGTTGGTGGCGCGGCTGCCGGAGATCGAGCGGCTCCGCGAGCGCGCGCTCGCGGACAAGACGGTGGGGTGCTGGCTCGAGGCGCTGCGGACGGGCGGGTGGGAGCCGGAGGATCTGGACCGGATGCCGGCCTCGCTGCGGCTGACCGACCGCCCGTTCCGGCTGGCGCACCACGTTCGCGGGGTGACCCAGATGGCGATCGGCGCGTACGAGATGTACGAGGGCCTCTACGCGGGTGAAGCGCTGCGCTTGGACTACGACGTCCTGGTCTGCGGCGCGCTCCTGCACGACGTCGGCAAGCCGATCGAGTTTGCCGAGCAGGGCGGGACGTGGGGGTGGAGCCAGGCCGCCCGCTCGTACCGCCATCCGTTCGGCGGGTTCGCGGTCGCCAGCCGGTGGGAGATCCCCCCGCGGGTGCTGGAGATCATCGCCTATCACTCGACCGAGGGGGAGCACTTCCCGCGGTCCCCGGAAGGGGTCGTGATCCACCTGGTCGATGCGCTGAACTTCACCCCGCTCCTCGCCGGGAGGACGTAG
- the purB gene encoding adenylosuccinate lyase, protein MELYRDHFGTPEMREVFSEASRLEAWLAYEGALAWAQGGLGIIPPAAAEEIAQKASLRAVPRARIIELYRHTRLDTVALTRALAEACSAEARGYVHFGSTTTDIYDTGLALQLKDAWRLLVRDLRALSETLARLAVRHRHTVRVARTHSQHALPITLGFTFAMWLDDCTGHLRRLLELRPRLLVGKVTGVVGSQASFGSQGLVLQARVCERLGLGVPDASVQLSRARYQEFLTALGLVANTVQQIAKDVWTKMRTEIGELHEHFEVGTQVGSTTLAFKRNPTTCEWLLGLSRLIRRNVAAELELVAEDERDGVRVAVEQVVIPESCLLLSTMLDLGRRLLDGLAVDEARMAANLQLTKGLVFSEPIMMELARRGLGKQEAHEVLYDCATVCYAEGIDLAEALRRDPRVTRSLAPEEIAALMDPTRYLGTIQPQIDAAIARAEAVAGPIRDAIGTGA, encoded by the coding sequence ATGGAGCTGTACCGGGACCACTTCGGAACACCGGAGATGCGGGAGGTCTTTTCCGAGGCGTCTCGGCTCGAGGCATGGCTGGCCTACGAGGGCGCCCTGGCGTGGGCCCAGGGCGGCCTTGGGATCATTCCGCCCGCCGCGGCAGAGGAGATCGCGCAGAAGGCCTCACTTCGAGCCGTGCCGCGCGCCCGGATCATCGAGCTCTACCGGCACACCCGGCTCGATACGGTGGCGCTGACCCGCGCGCTCGCCGAGGCCTGCTCGGCGGAGGCGCGGGGCTACGTGCACTTCGGGAGCACGACCACCGACATCTACGACACCGGGCTGGCCCTGCAGCTCAAGGATGCCTGGCGGCTGCTCGTCCGCGACCTGCGCGCGCTCTCCGAGACGCTGGCGCGTCTGGCGGTCCGCCACCGGCACACGGTCAGGGTCGCCCGGACGCACTCGCAGCATGCGCTGCCGATCACGCTCGGGTTCACGTTCGCGATGTGGCTCGACGACTGCACCGGTCACCTCCGCCGCCTGCTGGAGCTGCGGCCGCGCCTCTTGGTGGGGAAGGTCACAGGGGTGGTGGGGAGCCAGGCCAGCTTCGGCAGTCAGGGGCTGGTCCTGCAGGCGCGGGTCTGCGAGCGGCTGGGGCTTGGGGTGCCGGATGCCAGCGTGCAGCTGTCGCGAGCGCGGTACCAGGAGTTCCTGACGGCGCTCGGCCTCGTCGCCAACACCGTTCAGCAGATCGCCAAGGACGTCTGGACCAAGATGCGGACCGAGATCGGGGAGCTGCACGAGCACTTCGAGGTGGGTACCCAGGTCGGCAGCACGACGCTCGCCTTTAAGCGCAACCCCACGACGTGCGAATGGCTGCTGGGGCTGAGCCGCCTCATCCGGCGGAACGTCGCCGCCGAGTTGGAGCTCGTCGCCGAGGACGAGCGCGACGGGGTGCGCGTGGCGGTCGAGCAGGTGGTCATTCCGGAGTCGTGTCTGCTCTTGTCGACGATGCTCGACCTCGGTCGCCGGCTGCTGGACGGGCTGGCCGTCGACGAGGCGCGGATGGCGGCCAACCTCCAGCTGACGAAGGGCCTGGTGTTCTCGGAGCCGATCATGATGGAGCTCGCCCGGCGCGGGCTCGGGAAGCAAGAGGCGCACGAGGTCCTCTACGACTGTGCCACTGTCTGCTACGCGGAGGGCATCGACCTCGCCGAGGCGCTGCGCCGTGACCCGCGGGTCACGCGATCCCTTGCCCCGGAGGAGATCGCCGCGCTGATGGATCCGACCCGGTACCTCGGGACCATCCAGCCCCAGATCGACGCGGCCATCGCCCGCGCCGAGGCTGTCGCCGGGCCGATCCGCGACGCGATCGGCACCGGGGCATGA
- a CDS encoding PIN domain-containing protein has protein sequence MTLTDAGPLVALLDQDEPDHAKCVAQLPLLRAPMLTTWPALTEAMDLVGEGLGWRGQEALWRILRRGDLRLAETGASTVDRMARLMSKYRDVPMDLADASLVAVAEERRLAKIFTLDRDFRIYRLLGRRSFVIVP, from the coding sequence GTGACGCTGACCGACGCCGGCCCTCTCGTGGCCCTGCTGGACCAGGACGAGCCCGACCACGCGAAGTGTGTCGCGCAGTTGCCACTGTTGCGCGCGCCGATGCTGACAACCTGGCCCGCCCTCACGGAGGCCATGGACCTCGTCGGGGAGGGCTTGGGGTGGCGTGGTCAGGAAGCCCTGTGGCGCATCCTGCGGCGAGGGGATCTCCGCCTTGCGGAAACGGGCGCCTCGACGGTCGATCGGATGGCACGGCTCATGTCGAAGTACCGTGACGTGCCAATGGATCTGGCGGACGCCTCCCTGGTCGCGGTGGCGGAGGAGCGTAGGTTGGCGAAGATCTTCACCCTCGACCGGGATTTTCGCATCTATCGGCTGCTCGGTCGTCGATCGTTTGTGATCGTCCCCTAA
- a CDS encoding ATP-binding cassette domain-containing protein, with amino-acid sequence MTPDSDSARAAPQAVEPVGSDAVPPAQAIRTLGLTRRFGALAAVDDASIEVHHGEIFGLIGPNGAGKSTMIKILTTLLPPTTGHAWVAGFDVVSQAPRVRRRIGYVPQLVSADGALTGYENLLLSAQLYNIPPKECARRIHEALTLIGLQDAANKQVSHYSGGMVRSLEIAQSTLHHPAVLFADEPTVGLDPIAHRAVWEHLHELQQRFQMTILVTTHSMEEADQHCARVAVMHRGQVVVVGSPASLKAQVGPAATLDDAFIHFTGATLEQGGDFRELLRTRHTARRLS; translated from the coding sequence ATGACCCCAGACTCGGATTCAGCGCGAGCCGCCCCGCAGGCGGTCGAGCCGGTCGGCAGCGACGCCGTGCCCCCCGCCCAAGCGATTCGTACCCTTGGCCTGACCCGACGCTTCGGTGCGCTGGCGGCCGTGGACGACGCGTCCATCGAGGTTCACCACGGTGAGATCTTTGGACTGATCGGGCCCAACGGGGCGGGGAAGAGCACGATGATCAAGATCCTGACCACGCTCCTCCCGCCTACCACCGGCCACGCCTGGGTGGCCGGATTCGATGTCGTGAGCCAGGCGCCGCGCGTCCGCCGCCGGATCGGCTATGTGCCGCAACTGGTTTCGGCCGATGGCGCGCTCACCGGATACGAGAATCTCCTGCTGTCCGCGCAGCTCTACAACATCCCGCCGAAGGAGTGCGCCCGGCGGATCCATGAAGCGTTGACGCTGATCGGCCTCCAGGATGCGGCCAACAAACAAGTGAGTCACTACTCTGGAGGGATGGTCCGAAGCCTGGAGATCGCCCAGAGCACCCTGCATCACCCCGCCGTGCTCTTTGCGGACGAACCCACAGTCGGCCTCGATCCCATCGCCCACCGAGCGGTCTGGGAGCACCTCCACGAGCTCCAGCAGCGCTTCCAGATGACGATCCTGGTCACGACCCACAGCATGGAAGAAGCCGATCAACATTGTGCCCGGGTCGCCGTCATGCATCGTGGCCAAGTGGTGGTCGTCGGCTCGCCGGCCAGCCTCAAGGCCCAGGTCGGGCCGGCCGCCACCCTGGATGACGCGTTCATCCACTTCACCGGAGCCACACTCGAACAAGGAGGGGACTTCCGTGAGCTCCTACGTACCCGCCATACCGCCCGACGTCTTTCGTGA
- a CDS encoding ABC transporter permease — MSSYVPAIPPDVFREPPAALAFLRHVFAVAGAEIRKLRHDPLELLSRAVQPTLWLVVFGQVMARLRGVPTGRLTYLAFMAPGILAQSVLFIAIFYGIATIWERDLGILHKLLVSPATRTALVLGKALSAGVRALSQAIIVYALAVLMRIDVNFHPANVVGVLVLVIMGSALFSMFSVVMACLVKTRERFMGIGQILTMPLFFASNAIYPISLMPDWLRLLSAINPLTYQVDALRALMVNGGTSALGLGTDFGVLLLGTALFVGLAAKLYPQMVT; from the coding sequence GTGAGCTCCTACGTACCCGCCATACCGCCCGACGTCTTTCGTGAACCCCCGGCCGCCCTGGCGTTCCTCCGCCACGTCTTCGCCGTCGCGGGCGCCGAGATCCGAAAGCTCCGGCACGACCCGCTCGAGCTACTGTCCCGGGCGGTTCAACCGACGCTCTGGCTGGTCGTCTTCGGCCAGGTGATGGCGCGGCTCCGGGGCGTCCCCACCGGGCGCCTCACCTATTTGGCCTTCATGGCCCCCGGGATCCTCGCGCAGAGCGTCCTCTTCATCGCCATCTTCTACGGGATCGCGACCATCTGGGAGCGCGACCTCGGGATCCTCCACAAACTGCTGGTGAGCCCGGCCACCCGAACGGCGCTGGTCCTCGGCAAAGCGCTGTCCGCGGGCGTCCGCGCCCTCTCACAAGCGATCATCGTCTACGCCCTCGCGGTGCTGATGCGCATCGACGTGAACTTCCACCCGGCGAACGTGGTGGGCGTCCTCGTGCTGGTCATCATGGGCTCCGCCCTCTTCTCGATGTTTTCGGTCGTCATGGCGTGCCTGGTCAAGACGCGGGAGCGGTTCATGGGCATCGGCCAGATCTTGACGATGCCGCTGTTCTTCGCCAGCAATGCCATCTATCCCATCAGCCTGATGCCCGACTGGCTGCGCCTGCTCTCGGCCATCAACCCCCTCACCTACCAAGTCGACGCCCTGCGCGCGCTCATGGTCAACGGCGGAACGAGTGCCCTGGGCTTGGGAACCGATTTTGGCGTCCTGCTCCTTGGGACCGCGCTGTTCGTGGGATTGGCAGCCAAGTTGTATCCACAGATGGTGACGTGA
- a CDS encoding sulfite oxidase codes for MDGERVPGLEAGGSHRLTRRGLLVRSGVFVGAAALGGSWAAVRGALAQEPAIPGVAPGMKVISRSPINLETPIQSLRTWITPNDWFFVRLHLPGYAQLSRETWEMTVDGEVGQPLRLGWAEVQRLPRVELTAWLQCAGNRRGHFQPKAAGGQWDRGAVGNARWAGVRLRDVLLSANPTVRAHHVAFEGSDPNGAAPPYVRSIPIEKALDPNTLLVFEMNAQPLPVLHGFPVRALVPGWVGSANVKWVRAIHLGAQEWNGPYMKDLYRINPVPINPTDKTFNFSQDFVPTTVFPVNSFFTSPTGSETMPAGSSAFAGVAYAGETAIATVEVSADGGAWRPARITTPGSAYAWYQWEFTATFAPGRHEIAVRATDSRGRTQPRDGFWNPQGYLYNGWDVLAWTAS; via the coding sequence ATGGACGGGGAACGCGTGCCCGGACTGGAGGCAGGGGGCAGCCACCGCCTGACGCGGCGCGGGCTGCTCGTGCGATCGGGGGTGTTCGTGGGGGCTGCGGCGCTGGGCGGGTCGTGGGCGGCGGTCCGCGGCGCCCTGGCGCAGGAGCCCGCGATCCCGGGGGTCGCCCCGGGGATGAAGGTGATCAGTCGGTCGCCGATCAACCTGGAGACGCCGATTCAGTCCCTGCGGACGTGGATCACCCCCAACGACTGGTTCTTCGTCCGCCTGCATCTGCCGGGATACGCGCAGCTCAGCCGGGAGACGTGGGAGATGACCGTGGACGGCGAGGTCGGGCAACCGCTGCGCCTCGGGTGGGCCGAGGTGCAGCGGTTGCCGCGCGTCGAGCTGACGGCGTGGCTGCAGTGTGCGGGCAACCGGCGCGGGCACTTCCAGCCGAAGGCCGCGGGCGGGCAATGGGATCGCGGGGCCGTCGGGAACGCCCGGTGGGCCGGCGTTCGCTTGCGCGACGTGCTGCTGTCGGCGAACCCCACGGTCAGGGCCCATCACGTCGCGTTCGAGGGAAGCGATCCCAACGGCGCCGCTCCGCCGTACGTCCGCAGCATCCCGATCGAGAAAGCCCTCGACCCAAACACGCTGCTCGTTTTCGAGATGAACGCGCAGCCGCTGCCGGTCCTGCACGGGTTTCCGGTCCGGGCGCTGGTTCCGGGATGGGTCGGGTCGGCCAACGTGAAGTGGGTCCGAGCGATTCACCTGGGCGCTCAGGAGTGGAACGGACCGTACATGAAAGATCTCTACCGCATCAACCCCGTGCCGATCAATCCGACCGACAAGACCTTCAACTTCTCGCAGGACTTCGTCCCCACCACGGTGTTCCCGGTGAACTCGTTCTTCACCTCACCGACCGGCAGCGAGACGATGCCGGCGGGGTCGAGCGCCTTTGCCGGTGTCGCGTACGCGGGGGAGACCGCGATCGCGACGGTGGAGGTCTCGGCGGACGGCGGGGCGTGGCGGCCGGCCCGGATCACGACGCCCGGATCCGCCTACGCGTGGTATCAGTGGGAGTTCACGGCGACGTTCGCCCCCGGGCGTCACGAGATCGCGGTGCGCGCGACGGACTCGCGCGGTCGGACGCAGCCGCGTGATGGATTCTGGAATCCGCAGGGATATCTCTACAACGGGTGGGACGTCCTGGCCTGGACCGCTTCGTGA
- a CDS encoding sulfocyanin-like copper-binding protein, whose product MTSAGALGAGTPPPVGYDGATRTASLDLTAAQADGYNFNGYAGGALIVKVPIGTRVQVTMRNAAADVSHSALVAAWDQRMKGSGMTPAFPGAAPADFETGITSHDPPLRFSFTALSAGTYALICGVPGHALIGMWDEFDVVNGLDAPSVTTK is encoded by the coding sequence GTGACGTCGGCCGGAGCACTCGGGGCGGGGACGCCCCCACCCGTCGGCTACGACGGCGCCACGCGCACCGCGTCCTTGGACCTCACCGCGGCCCAGGCAGACGGTTACAACTTCAACGGCTACGCCGGCGGTGCGCTGATCGTGAAAGTGCCGATTGGGACCAGGGTGCAGGTGACGATGCGAAACGCCGCGGCGGACGTCTCACACAGCGCGCTGGTGGCCGCCTGGGACCAACGCATGAAAGGTAGTGGGATGACGCCGGCATTCCCCGGAGCGGCCCCCGCCGACTTCGAGACGGGCATCACGTCGCACGATCCTCCGCTGCGCTTCAGCTTCACCGCCCTGAGCGCCGGGACGTACGCCCTCATCTGCGGCGTCCCCGGCCACGCGTTGATCGGCATGTGGGACGAGTTCGACGTGGTGAACGGGCTGGACGCACCGTCGGTGACCACCAAGTAA
- a CDS encoding crosslink repair DNA glycosylase YcaQ family protein gives MVITLDDLRRFAVARSLFTPATLTRTLNRFGYVQADPIRAPARAQDLILRHRVKDYRAGDLERRYAKLDVEEDFFVTYGFVTGAVQALMHPRPDISVPAEGDRPWPATRRNRARLLLEFVRERGAVHPREVDDHFSHGTVRNYWGGSSNATTQLLDAMHYRGLLRVVRREGGIRIYALRRHGPGPANEAARGARIDRLIDVAVRIYAPLPAASLSFFVRRLRFAVPQWRGELTSALARAKQRLAHARVDGVDWYWPAEEDAARQTAQETVRLLTPFDPMVRDRARFELLWGWVYRFEAYTPPPKRKLGYYALPLLWRDRVIGWGNLSVRNGELASEVGYVESHPPRDRAFKRELEAELDRVRAFLGLKS, from the coding sequence ATGGTGATCACCCTCGACGACCTGCGGCGGTTTGCCGTTGCCCGCAGCCTCTTCACGCCGGCCACACTCACGCGCACCCTCAACCGGTTCGGCTATGTCCAGGCCGATCCGATCCGCGCGCCGGCGCGCGCGCAGGATCTGATCCTGCGCCACCGCGTCAAGGACTACCGCGCCGGCGACCTGGAACGCCGCTACGCGAAGCTCGACGTCGAGGAAGATTTCTTCGTCACCTACGGCTTCGTGACCGGCGCCGTCCAGGCGCTGATGCATCCGCGTCCGGATATCAGCGTCCCCGCCGAAGGGGATCGGCCCTGGCCCGCGACCCGCAGGAATCGGGCCCGGCTCCTGCTGGAGTTTGTGCGCGAACGCGGCGCGGTGCACCCGCGAGAGGTCGATGATCATTTCTCGCACGGCACGGTGAGGAACTACTGGGGCGGCTCGTCGAACGCCACGACCCAACTGCTGGACGCCATGCACTACCGCGGCCTGCTGCGCGTGGTCCGGCGCGAGGGCGGCATCCGCATCTACGCCCTGCGCCGGCACGGGCCCGGGCCGGCGAATGAGGCCGCGCGCGGCGCGCGGATCGACCGGCTGATTGATGTGGCCGTCCGCATCTACGCGCCGCTGCCCGCGGCGAGCCTGTCGTTCTTTGTGCGCCGGCTGCGCTTTGCCGTGCCGCAGTGGCGCGGAGAGCTGACGAGCGCCCTCGCGCGGGCCAAACAGCGGCTGGCGCACGCGCGCGTCGATGGGGTCGACTGGTATTGGCCGGCCGAGGAGGACGCGGCGCGCCAGACGGCGCAGGAGACGGTGCGGTTGCTGACACCCTTCGATCCGATGGTGCGCGACCGCGCCCGCTTCGAACTGCTGTGGGGTTGGGTGTACCGCTTCGAAGCCTACACGCCGCCGCCCAAACGCAAGCTCGGCTACTACGCGCTGCCGCTGCTGTGGCGAGATCGCGTCATCGGCTGGGGGAACCTATCGGTGAGGAACGGCGAACTTGCGTCTGAGGTCGGCTACGTTGAGTCGCACCCGCCCCGCGATCGCGCCTTCAAGCGCGAACTCGAAGCGGAACTGGATCGCGTGCGCGCGTTTCTGGGCCTGAAATCCTAA